One Caldicellulosiruptoraceae bacterium PP1 genomic window carries:
- the rpsB gene encoding 30S ribosomal protein S2: MPVLSMKQLLEAGVHFGHQTRRWNPKMAEYIFTERNGIYIIDLQKTVKKMDEAYEFVKSQIQEGKKILFVGTKKQAQDTVKEEAERCGMYYINQRWLGGLLTNFRTIKTRIARLKEFQKMEEDGTFELLPKKEVNLLRKEKDRLLKYLGGIKDMEKIPDLIYIVDPKKERNAVLEAKKIGIPIVAIVDTNCDPDEVDYVIPGNDDAIRAVKLITAKIADAVIEANEGEQNTPAVETSEVEDTTEIDVEFDDSVEE, from the coding sequence ATGCCAGTATTATCAATGAAACAATTACTTGAAGCAGGAGTTCACTTTGGACATCAAACAAGAAGATGGAATCCTAAAATGGCTGAGTACATCTTCACAGAAAGAAATGGTATTTATATTATTGATTTACAAAAGACTGTAAAGAAGATGGACGAAGCTTATGAATTTGTAAAATCACAAATTCAAGAAGGTAAAAAAATTCTTTTTGTTGGTACAAAAAAGCAAGCTCAGGATACAGTGAAAGAAGAAGCCGAAAGATGTGGTATGTATTACATCAACCAAAGATGGCTTGGTGGTCTGCTTACAAACTTTAGAACTATAAAGACAAGAATTGCAAGACTAAAAGAATTTCAAAAAATGGAAGAAGACGGCACATTTGAATTGCTTCCAAAGAAAGAAGTTAACCTTCTTAGGAAAGAAAAAGATAGACTTCTTAAATACCTTGGCGGAATAAAAGATATGGAAAAAATTCCTGATTTAATCTATATAGTAGACCCTAAGAAAGAAAGAAATGCTGTATTAGAAGCAAAAAAGATTGGTATTCCAATAGTTGCGATAGTTGATACCAACTGTGATCCTGATGAAGTTGATTATGTTATTCCAGGAAACGATGACGCAATTAGAGCTGTTAAATTAATTACTGCTAAGATTGCTGATGCTGTTATTGAAGCTAATGAAGGTGAACAGAATACTCCTGCGGTAGAAACTTCAGAAGTTGAAGATACTACTGAAATTGACGTTGAATTTGACGATTCAGTTGAAGAATAA